A genomic region of Porticoccaceae bacterium LTM1 contains the following coding sequences:
- a CDS encoding SprT-like domain-containing protein: MDFVEPINAEQQQQVITETERYIRFASSELDCRFELIPVRFDLKGQAAGMYKMVGRGRSIQRVIRFNPWVFAKEWDEHFRTTIPHEVAHYITEQLFGRVRPHGQEWKTVMALFGADNSRTCKMDMEGIPGRSMRTVNYRCDCREHQLSMVRHNKVVRKGARYLCRFCNGQLIYFT; the protein is encoded by the coding sequence ATGGACTTTGTCGAACCGATCAATGCGGAGCAGCAGCAACAGGTTATCACCGAAACCGAGCGCTATATTCGCTTTGCGTCTTCGGAGCTGGATTGTCGGTTTGAGTTGATTCCGGTGCGCTTCGATCTGAAAGGGCAGGCAGCCGGTATGTACAAAATGGTGGGGCGTGGCAGGAGTATTCAACGGGTGATTCGGTTTAATCCCTGGGTATTTGCCAAGGAATGGGATGAGCATTTTCGCACCACCATTCCGCATGAAGTAGCGCACTACATAACTGAGCAGCTGTTTGGCCGGGTCCGGCCTCACGGCCAGGAGTGGAAAACGGTGATGGCGCTGTTTGGTGCCGATAACAGCCGAACCTGCAAAATGGATATGGAAGGGATTCCAGGGCGTTCAATGCGAACGGTGAATTATCGCTGTGACTGCCGTGAACATCAGTTGTCGATGGTCAGGCACAATAAGGTGGTCAGAAAAGGTGCCCGCTATTTGTGCCGGTTCTGTAATGGTCAACTCATTTATTTCACCTGA
- a CDS encoding NAD(P)/FAD-dependent oxidoreductase, whose product MKNYDVVIIGGGAAGLMCAITAGQRGRSVVVLERANKVGKKILMSGGGRCNFTNMYAEPDNYLSANPHFCKSAMSRYTQWDFIELVNKHGIGYHEKTLGQLFCDNSSKDILNMLLAECEDAGVEVMTNCDVQSVNAENGFRVQTGSGVFEAQSVVVASGGLSIPTLGGSGVGYDIARQFGLEVLPLTAALVPFTFTDGFKLLSEKLSGVSVDSLVSCNGKSFRENILFTHRGLSGPAILQISSYWKLGEWVSINLLPELNAEEWLKTCKQRQPKQLLRTLLSQLLPKKLVQELEQMWWPEQADRPVGDLPDRLLIDLGEKLNGWVLKPAGTEGYRTAEVTLGGVNTDGLSSKTMECKNQSGLYFIGEVVDVTGHLGGFNFQWAWASGYVAGQVV is encoded by the coding sequence TTGAAGAATTACGACGTAGTTATTATTGGCGGCGGTGCGGCAGGTTTGATGTGTGCGATTACGGCGGGACAGCGTGGTCGCTCGGTGGTTGTGCTGGAGCGCGCCAATAAAGTCGGTAAGAAAATTCTGATGTCCGGCGGTGGGCGTTGTAACTTTACCAATATGTATGCCGAGCCGGACAATTACCTTTCCGCCAATCCGCACTTCTGTAAATCAGCAATGAGTCGATACACCCAGTGGGATTTTATCGAGCTGGTGAACAAACATGGTATTGGCTATCACGAGAAAACACTTGGCCAGCTATTTTGCGATAACTCCTCCAAAGATATTTTAAATATGCTGCTGGCTGAGTGCGAAGATGCCGGTGTAGAGGTAATGACCAATTGCGATGTGCAATCGGTAAATGCTGAAAACGGCTTTCGAGTGCAGACCGGTTCAGGTGTTTTTGAGGCGCAGTCAGTGGTTGTGGCGTCAGGTGGGTTATCTATTCCAACGCTTGGTGGGTCAGGTGTTGGCTATGATATTGCCCGTCAGTTTGGTCTGGAGGTATTGCCGCTCACCGCTGCTCTGGTGCCTTTTACATTTACTGATGGATTCAAACTACTCTCGGAAAAGCTCTCAGGTGTTTCGGTAGATTCACTGGTCAGCTGCAATGGCAAAAGCTTTCGTGAAAATATCCTGTTTACCCATCGAGGGTTGAGCGGTCCGGCTATTTTGCAAATCTCCAGCTACTGGAAACTGGGTGAATGGGTATCCATCAATCTGCTGCCGGAGTTGAATGCAGAAGAGTGGTTGAAAACCTGCAAACAACGACAGCCAAAACAGTTATTGCGGACACTTTTGTCACAGCTGCTGCCAAAAAAACTGGTTCAGGAACTGGAACAGATGTGGTGGCCCGAACAGGCTGATCGACCAGTTGGCGACTTACCTGACAGGCTGTTGATAGATCTGGGTGAAAAACTCAATGGCTGGGTGCTAAAGCCTGCCGGAACGGAAGGCTACCGCACGGCTGAGGTAACACTGGGGGGCGTCAATACGGATGGTTTATCCTCCAAAACCATGGAGTGCAAAAATCAGTCGGGACTCTATTTTATCGGCGAGGTGGTCGATGTGACCGGCCACCTCGGCGGGTTTAATTTTCAGTGGGCCTGGGCATCAGGGTATGTTGCAGGGCAGGTGGTTTAA
- the kynA gene encoding tryptophan 2,3-dioxygenase, producing MSDNTVDLKGEEIHWDQDISYGQYLALDQVLNAQHCLSDSHDEMMFIVIHQASELWMKLMIHELTAAMESVKRDELGPAMKMLARIARCQEQLIHSWNVLSTMTPKDYLSFRDSLGQSSGFQSYQYRIIEFSLGNKNRDMVNAHKAFPEIFTRVNDVLNAPSIYDLTLQLLAKRGFDVPKECLERDWSVAYTSNPKVEEIWGEIYKKGDEYWDLYEWAEKLVDMEHRFQTWRFAHMKTVERIIGYRKGTGGTGGVSYLVKALDLSFFPELWSVRTKL from the coding sequence ATGTCCGACAATACCGTCGATCTCAAAGGGGAAGAAATCCACTGGGATCAGGATATCAGTTATGGTCAGTATTTGGCTCTGGATCAGGTGCTGAATGCTCAGCACTGCCTGTCAGACAGCCACGATGAGATGATGTTTATCGTCATCCACCAGGCGTCCGAGCTGTGGATGAAACTGATGATCCATGAGCTGACAGCGGCCATGGAGAGTGTAAAACGCGATGAGCTGGGGCCTGCGATGAAAATGCTGGCGCGTATCGCCCGTTGCCAGGAGCAGTTGATTCACTCGTGGAATGTATTGTCCACCATGACTCCAAAAGACTACCTGAGTTTCCGTGATTCACTGGGTCAAAGCTCCGGCTTCCAGTCTTACCAATACCGCATCATCGAATTCTCCCTGGGCAATAAAAACCGCGATATGGTGAATGCTCACAAGGCTTTCCCGGAAATCTTCACGCGCGTAAACGATGTTCTGAATGCACCCAGCATCTACGACCTGACCCTGCAGCTCTTGGCCAAACGCGGCTTTGATGTACCCAAAGAGTGCCTGGAGCGTGACTGGAGTGTTGCTTACACAAGCAACCCGAAAGTAGAAGAGATTTGGGGTGAGATCTATAAAAAAGGTGATGAGTACTGGGATCTGTACGAATGGGCGGAGAAGCTGGTGGATATGGAACACCGTTTCCAGACCTGGCGTTTTGCCCACATGAAGACGGTTGAGCGCATTATCGGTTACCGTAAGGGGACTGGTGGTACTGGTGGTGTGAGTTATCTGGTGAAGGCTCTGGATTTGAGCTTCTTCCCGGAGCTTTGGTCGGTTCGCACCAAGTTGTGA
- a CDS encoding DUF2058 domain-containing protein has protein sequence MGNSLQDQLLKAGLVDSKKAKQVQRDKKKQTKMQHKSREKAVDETKLAAQKAQQEKAERDRELNRQRAAEAEQKAIAAQIKQLIESNRQPKQGEIGYSFTHDKKVKKIYVDAKQQKQLERGILAIVTLAESEQERFELVPAPVAEKIAQRNETFVVLRNNPGEAQAEPDSDDEYYAQFEIPDDLMW, from the coding sequence GTGGGTAACTCACTTCAGGATCAATTGCTGAAAGCCGGTTTGGTGGATTCTAAAAAAGCCAAGCAGGTTCAGCGCGACAAAAAGAAGCAAACCAAAATGCAGCACAAAAGCCGCGAGAAGGCGGTGGACGAGACCAAGCTGGCTGCACAAAAGGCCCAGCAGGAGAAGGCTGAGCGGGATCGCGAGTTGAACCGTCAGCGTGCAGCGGAGGCAGAACAAAAGGCGATTGCTGCCCAGATCAAGCAGCTGATTGAAAGTAACCGTCAGCCCAAACAGGGGGAGATCGGTTACAGCTTTACCCACGATAAAAAGGTGAAGAAGATCTACGTTGATGCCAAACAGCAGAAACAGCTTGAGCGTGGCATTCTGGCGATTGTGACGTTAGCCGAATCTGAGCAAGAGCGTTTTGAGTTGGTGCCTGCGCCAGTAGCTGAGAAGATTGCCCAGCGAAACGAGACGTTTGTAGTGCTGCGTAACAATCCGGGTGAGGCGCAGGCGGAGCCGGATTCGGACGACGAGTACTATGCTCAATTCGAAATCCCCGACGATTTGATGTGGTAG
- a CDS encoding MATE family efflux transporter → MKTAVFTKGSTLKHILVMTGASTVGLLALFTVDLVDMYFLSLLGHEELAAAIGFSGTLLFFLTSVGIGLQIGMGALVARAEGRHDRELAGRYYGNLMLFSALLATVVMLPVWIYLEDLFVFLGASGLTLELALDYSRIILPSTPLLACGMCAAAALRAVGDARRSMWTTMGAAAVNAVLDPILIFGMDMGIQGAATASVISRLTLITIGAIAVWKHHQLGKKPSWQSLRADLRAIVPIAGPAMLTNLATPIGSSYVLKTMATFGDSAVAGAAILGRIAPVAFALIFALSGSVGPIIGQNAGADLYRRVRQTLYNALLVNAGYVLLIWLAMFLLRNQIIDAFGAEGDAAHLIDFYATWLVIGFAFNGMLFVANAASNNLNRATQATMFNFARALLGTVPLVYLLSDWFGAVGVIAGEMAGSLLWGTVAYTIVLWQVRKMERHHEMVVKPEVCVEQSAQSPYSSARSQMGGSFAKSEE, encoded by the coding sequence ATGAAAACTGCGGTATTCACCAAAGGTTCAACGCTTAAACACATTCTCGTAATGACTGGCGCCAGCACAGTAGGTTTGTTGGCGCTGTTTACTGTCGATCTGGTCGATATGTATTTTCTCAGCCTGCTAGGGCATGAGGAACTGGCGGCGGCGATTGGCTTTTCCGGTACGTTACTGTTCTTTCTCACCTCGGTGGGTATTGGCTTGCAGATCGGTATGGGGGCGCTGGTAGCTCGTGCCGAAGGGCGTCACGACCGGGAGCTAGCCGGGCGCTACTACGGCAACCTGATGCTATTCAGTGCGTTGTTGGCGACAGTGGTGATGTTGCCGGTATGGATTTATCTTGAAGATCTGTTTGTATTCCTGGGTGCCAGTGGGCTGACCCTTGAGCTGGCACTGGATTACAGCCGAATTATTCTCCCAAGCACACCTCTGTTGGCTTGCGGTATGTGCGCTGCGGCGGCACTGCGCGCAGTGGGCGATGCGCGTCGTTCGATGTGGACCACTATGGGCGCGGCGGCGGTAAATGCGGTGCTGGATCCAATTCTTATCTTCGGGATGGATATGGGTATTCAGGGCGCGGCCACTGCGTCGGTAATTTCCCGCCTGACGCTGATCACCATCGGAGCGATAGCGGTATGGAAGCATCATCAGTTGGGTAAGAAACCGAGCTGGCAATCTCTAAGGGCAGACCTGCGCGCAATTGTGCCAATTGCCGGCCCGGCGATGTTGACCAATCTGGCGACGCCTATCGGCAGCAGTTATGTTCTGAAAACCATGGCAACTTTTGGCGATAGTGCGGTTGCTGGTGCAGCCATTCTGGGGCGGATTGCGCCGGTGGCATTTGCCTTGATCTTTGCATTATCCGGTTCGGTTGGGCCAATCATTGGCCAGAATGCCGGTGCTGACTTATATCGTCGGGTTCGCCAAACCCTCTACAACGCGCTTCTGGTTAATGCAGGGTATGTGCTGTTGATCTGGTTGGCGATGTTTTTACTGCGCAACCAGATTATTGATGCCTTTGGCGCGGAAGGGGATGCGGCACATCTGATCGATTTTTACGCGACCTGGCTGGTAATCGGTTTCGCCTTTAACGGCATGTTGTTTGTCGCAAATGCGGCGTCAAACAATCTCAATCGCGCTACTCAGGCAACCATGTTTAATTTTGCCCGCGCGCTGTTGGGTACTGTACCGCTGGTGTACCTGCTGTCTGACTGGTTTGGTGCGGTAGGTGTTATTGCCGGTGAGATGGCCGGCTCTCTGTTGTGGGGCACAGTCGCCTACACAATAGTGCTGTGGCAGGTTCGCAAGATGGAGCGGCACCATGAGATGGTTGTTAAGCCGGAGGTGTGTGTAGAGCAGAGCGCTCAATCACCATACAGTTCCGCACGTTCCCAAATGGGCGGGTCATTCGCCAAGTCGGAGGAGTAA
- a CDS encoding DUF3820 family protein, with protein MFEKQDLLDLARMKMPFGKYSGRVLIDLPEEYLLWFEGKGFPESKLGRLLALALEIHRNGLAQILDPLRQPPRSR; from the coding sequence ATGTTTGAAAAACAAGACCTGCTCGACCTGGCCCGCATGAAGATGCCCTTTGGCAAGTACAGTGGCCGAGTACTTATCGACCTGCCTGAAGAATACCTGTTGTGGTTTGAGGGCAAAGGCTTCCCTGAGAGCAAACTGGGTCGCCTTCTGGCACTGGCGCTGGAAATACACCGGAATGGACTCGCCCAAATACTCGACCCACTGCGACAGCCACCCAGGTCCCGTTGA
- the dbpA gene encoding ATP-dependent RNA helicase DbpA, translating into MQNTKFASLKLPQSLLKNLDDLGYREMTPIQAKSLPYALGGRDVIAKAKTGSGKTASFGIPMLTQLNVKSFKVQGLVLCPTRELADQVAKELRRLARFTHNTKILTLCGGVGFGPQLGSLEHGAHIVVGTPGRIQEHLRKGSLSLKHLQMLVLDEADRMLDMGFYDRITEIINLTPKKRQTLLFSATYPDTIEQLSASIQRQPVSVSVEAVHKSSDIEQCFFHVEKSARAEALIKLLATYRPESTVAFCNTKKQCAELAAELREQGISALALHGDLEQRDRDQVLVRFANRSCSVLVATDVAARGLDISDLQAVVNVELSRDPEVYVHRIGRTGRAGKSGFAWSLYTERELYKLDAIAEYQGNPIEEGNLADMKAPNDFELRPPMVTLEIAGGRKQKVRPGDILGALTGDAGIPGQQVGKIDIYDFSAFVAVKRAVANQALKRLEKGKIKGRNFKVRKLR; encoded by the coding sequence GTGCAAAACACCAAATTCGCCTCACTCAAACTCCCCCAAAGTCTGCTCAAAAACCTTGATGACCTCGGCTATCGGGAAATGACCCCCATTCAGGCCAAGAGCCTTCCGTACGCGCTGGGCGGTCGGGATGTGATTGCCAAGGCCAAAACCGGCAGTGGCAAGACGGCGTCGTTTGGGATTCCCATGCTGACCCAGCTCAACGTAAAGAGCTTTAAAGTGCAGGGACTGGTGTTATGTCCGACCCGCGAACTGGCGGATCAGGTGGCCAAGGAGCTGCGTCGGCTGGCGCGGTTTACCCATAACACCAAAATTCTGACCCTCTGTGGCGGTGTGGGTTTTGGGCCACAGCTGGGCTCGCTCGAACACGGCGCGCATATTGTGGTGGGGACCCCGGGGCGTATTCAGGAGCATTTGCGTAAAGGGTCGCTGTCGCTGAAGCATTTACAGATGCTGGTACTGGATGAAGCTGATCGCATGCTGGATATGGGGTTTTATGACCGAATTACCGAGATCATTAACCTGACCCCGAAAAAGCGCCAGACACTGCTGTTTTCGGCGACCTATCCAGACACCATTGAACAATTGAGCGCCTCTATCCAACGTCAGCCAGTGTCGGTAAGCGTAGAGGCGGTCCACAAAAGTTCTGATATCGAGCAGTGTTTTTTCCATGTAGAAAAATCAGCACGTGCTGAAGCGCTGATCAAGTTGCTGGCTACGTATCGTCCTGAATCCACGGTGGCGTTCTGCAACACCAAAAAGCAATGTGCCGAATTGGCGGCTGAGTTACGCGAGCAGGGGATTTCGGCTCTGGCGTTGCACGGCGACCTTGAGCAGCGCGATCGTGATCAGGTGCTGGTGCGATTTGCAAACCGCAGCTGCTCGGTGTTGGTGGCCACGGATGTGGCGGCACGTGGACTGGATATCAGCGATCTGCAGGCGGTGGTGAATGTGGAGCTGTCACGCGACCCAGAAGTGTATGTCCACCGTATCGGTCGTACCGGCCGTGCAGGTAAAAGTGGTTTCGCCTGGAGCCTCTATACCGAGCGTGAGCTGTATAAGCTGGATGCCATTGCCGAGTATCAGGGAAACCCAATTGAGGAAGGCAATCTTGCGGATATGAAAGCGCCGAATGATTTTGAGCTGCGCCCGCCAATGGTCACGCTGGAGATTGCCGGCGGTCGCAAGCAGAAAGTTCGGCCCGGAGATATTCTCGGTGCACTTACCGGTGATGCTGGTATACCCGGCCAGCAGGTGGGCAAAATAGATATTTATGATTTCAGTGCCTTTGTGGCGGTTAAACGTGCCGTTGCCAACCAGGCTTTGAAACGCCTCGAAAAAGGTAAGATCAAAGGGCGCAATTTTAAAGTCAGAAAGTTGCGTTAA